The following are encoded together in the Actinoplanes sp. N902-109 genome:
- a CDS encoding class I adenylate-forming enzyme family protein: MRSEDAVWPQPVLDLLATGDDRVVFEDGDRLVTAREMSGLIRRIAAGLRATGIGPGVGVALDLGVHAAAFAATMAAFAVGARVSGLRPGLTADQLAALLSNDDAVLVDDARVAELAGYPDDGRRLTAAGRPADPARIIYTSGSTGNPKGCVQTYASMSAAWAPYPDRWPPAVAELATRLQRYLVFGSLSSQVMLEYGILTLAAGGTLVAAQRPAFPASLVEKRASASVITVGKLHQLVRDQRAHPVDLSELRALMVSGSPLDAGRLSEAIDVLGPVVFHGYGQTETGMIAMLTPGEMLADPAVLTTVGRPPAVTAVSLRDGELYVRTPAQASSYWNNPEESAEVFVDGWVRTRDLATLDNDYLRLLGRVRDVIIVNANLVYAGPIERTLATDPAVAEAYVLARPDDLTGEAVHAYVVPRPGRTPDPDILRKLVREHLGDAAVPQTVTLIDQVPIAPSGKPDKAALT; the protein is encoded by the coding sequence ATGCGCTCTGAGGACGCGGTCTGGCCGCAGCCCGTGCTGGACCTGCTCGCCACCGGCGACGACCGGGTGGTCTTCGAGGACGGCGACCGGCTGGTCACCGCGCGGGAGATGAGCGGACTGATCCGCCGGATCGCCGCCGGGCTGCGCGCCACCGGGATCGGGCCGGGCGTCGGCGTCGCGCTCGACCTGGGCGTGCACGCGGCCGCCTTCGCCGCGACCATGGCGGCCTTCGCGGTCGGTGCCCGGGTGTCCGGCCTGCGGCCCGGACTCACCGCCGACCAGCTCGCCGCGCTGCTGAGCAACGACGATGCGGTCCTCGTCGACGACGCACGGGTGGCCGAGCTGGCCGGGTACCCGGACGACGGCCGGCGGCTGACGGCGGCGGGCCGGCCGGCCGACCCGGCCCGGATCATCTACACGAGCGGGAGCACCGGCAACCCCAAGGGCTGCGTGCAGACGTACGCCTCGATGTCGGCGGCGTGGGCGCCCTATCCGGACCGTTGGCCGCCGGCCGTTGCCGAACTCGCCACCCGGCTCCAGCGTTATCTGGTCTTCGGCTCGCTGAGCAGCCAGGTCATGCTGGAGTACGGCATCCTCACGCTGGCCGCGGGCGGCACCCTGGTGGCCGCCCAGCGGCCGGCGTTCCCGGCCAGCCTGGTGGAGAAACGGGCGTCGGCCAGCGTGATCACGGTCGGCAAGCTCCATCAGCTCGTCCGGGACCAGCGTGCCCATCCGGTCGACCTGAGCGAGCTGCGGGCCCTGATGGTCTCGGGTTCGCCGCTGGACGCCGGTCGGCTCAGCGAAGCGATCGACGTGCTCGGGCCGGTCGTCTTCCACGGCTACGGCCAGACCGAGACCGGCATGATCGCCATGCTCACCCCCGGCGAGATGCTGGCCGACCCGGCCGTGCTGACCACCGTCGGCCGCCCCCCGGCGGTCACCGCCGTGTCCCTGCGCGACGGTGAGCTGTACGTGCGCACACCGGCCCAGGCATCGTCGTACTGGAACAACCCCGAGGAGTCGGCCGAGGTGTTCGTGGACGGCTGGGTGCGCACCCGCGACCTCGCCACCCTGGACAACGACTACCTGCGCCTGCTCGGCCGGGTCCGCGACGTGATCATCGTCAACGCCAACCTCGTCTACGCCGGCCCGATCGAACGCACCCTGGCCACCGACCCCGCCGTCGCCGAGGCCTACGTGCTGGCCCGGCCGGACGACCTGACCGGCGAGGCGGTGCACGCCTATGTCGTCCCCCGCCCCGGCCGCACCCCCGACCCCGACATCCTCCGCAAACTCGTCCGCGAACACCTCGGCGACGCCGCCGTCCCGCAGACCGTGACCCTGATCGACCAGGTCCCGATCGCCCCCAGCGGCAAACCCGACAAAGCTGCCCTCACATGA
- a CDS encoding NAD(P)-binding domain-containing protein, with translation MTHDYLIIGAGPAGLQLASLLQREGHDYVVLEAGPRPGMFFETYPRHRQLISINKVWTGSDDPEFNLRADWNSLLTDDPALLFKNYSKRYFPAADDLVRYLRDFARGLNVTYDSRVTRVSKPDDFLVEAAGRSYHAKRVIVATGVSQLYVPPIEGAELAERYDTVSVDPDDFTNQRVLIVGKGNSAFETADALVETAAVIHVAGPHSIKLAWQTHYVGHLRAVNNNFLDTYQLKSQNAVLDGTIEKIERRPGGGFRILFRYARTVERLRELEYDRIILATGFQFDASVFAGSARPALVINDRFPEQTPAFESVNVPGLYFAGTLSQQRDFKKSTNGFIHGFRYAVRALFHILEARYENKPWPATRIDATPEAITDAIIARINVSSALWQQFAVLADVVRVDGADAYHEQEVPVAYLPADGLQFVTTLEYGPDHDHIDPFDITVPRVAENDAAAAHDASYLHPVVRAHRDGQVVAEHHLAENLENNWDLPTVHQQPLAVFVKGVLADAL, from the coding sequence ATGACGCACGACTACCTGATCATCGGTGCCGGACCCGCGGGCCTCCAGCTGGCATCCCTGCTGCAGCGCGAAGGTCATGACTACGTCGTCCTGGAAGCCGGCCCCCGGCCGGGCATGTTCTTCGAGACGTACCCGCGGCACCGCCAGCTGATCTCGATCAACAAGGTGTGGACCGGCTCCGACGACCCGGAGTTCAATCTGCGCGCGGACTGGAACTCGCTGCTGACCGACGACCCGGCGCTGCTGTTCAAGAACTACAGCAAGCGCTACTTCCCGGCCGCCGACGATCTGGTGCGCTACCTGCGCGACTTCGCCCGTGGGCTGAACGTGACCTACGACTCGCGGGTCACCCGGGTCAGCAAGCCGGACGACTTCCTCGTCGAGGCGGCGGGCCGCTCGTACCACGCCAAGCGGGTCATCGTCGCGACCGGCGTCTCGCAGCTGTACGTGCCGCCGATCGAGGGCGCCGAACTGGCCGAGCGGTACGACACGGTGAGCGTCGACCCGGACGACTTCACCAACCAGCGGGTGCTGATCGTCGGCAAGGGCAACTCGGCGTTCGAGACCGCCGACGCGCTGGTCGAGACCGCGGCCGTGATCCACGTGGCCGGCCCGCACTCGATCAAGCTGGCCTGGCAGACGCACTACGTCGGGCACCTGCGCGCGGTGAACAACAACTTCCTCGACACGTACCAGCTCAAATCGCAGAACGCCGTGCTCGACGGCACGATCGAGAAGATCGAGCGCCGGCCCGGTGGTGGGTTCCGCATCCTCTTCCGGTACGCCCGCACGGTGGAACGCCTGCGCGAGCTCGAGTACGACCGGATCATCCTGGCCACCGGCTTCCAGTTCGACGCTTCGGTCTTCGCCGGGTCGGCCCGTCCGGCGCTGGTCATCAACGACCGCTTCCCGGAGCAGACCCCGGCGTTCGAATCGGTCAACGTGCCCGGGCTGTACTTCGCCGGCACGCTCAGCCAGCAGCGCGATTTCAAGAAGTCCACCAACGGCTTCATCCACGGCTTCCGCTATGCGGTGCGGGCGCTCTTCCACATCCTCGAGGCGCGGTACGAGAACAAGCCGTGGCCGGCCACCCGCATCGACGCGACCCCCGAGGCCATCACCGACGCCATCATCGCCCGGATCAACGTCAGCTCGGCGCTGTGGCAGCAGTTCGCGGTGCTGGCCGACGTGGTGCGGGTGGACGGTGCGGACGCCTACCACGAGCAGGAGGTGCCCGTCGCGTATCTCCCGGCCGACGGCCTGCAGTTCGTCACCACCCTGGAGTACGGCCCGGACCACGACCACATCGACCCGTTCGACATCACCGTGCCCCGGGTCGCCGAGAACGACGCGGCCGCCGCCCACGACGCGAGCTATCTGCACCCGGTGGTCCGCGCGCACCGCGACGGCCAGGTCGTCGCCGAGCACCACCTGGCCGAGAACCTGGAGAACAACTGGGACCTGCCGACCGTGCACCAGCAACCGCTGGCGGTGTTCGTGAAGGGCGTGCTGGCCGATGCGCTCTGA
- a CDS encoding aromatic amino acid ammonia-lyase, with the protein MTTEVDLAAPLRIGDLRAARDPITVTTGPEVRDRVAASRAYLAKVLGDDRAVYGNTTGFGALVGYAGRADQRDQADNTLAHLGAGQGPDLDPGVVRATMLVRARSLAQGASGVSPHVIDALAAMLGTTFTPAVPRFGSVGASGDLIPLGAAAQALRGRGHAYVDGLRLPAAEALDRAGLHPLPLDGRDALALVNGTSLTTAATALALHRVRTSHRVVQLLSCLLTDLLGADPQFLDAGLMDRYHHRGAIVVAAAMRETLAGCTPSGGRPLQEPYSIRCAPQLLGAAEDALAYVDTVVAADLASVSDNPLFFPDDDKVVHGGNFFGQPAAFAGDLLAMVVAQVGNLAERQLDLLVDPVRNGGLPPMLAAGPGQQHGLQGVQLASTALIAEIRRDAMPASMQSLPTNLHNQDVIPLGTQAALRVLDQAQLLSLITGSLALGLRQAVHVGARTPTAAGCARVLDALAAAVPPIDPDRPLDGDVRTAAGIVETLCDWSGEGRA; encoded by the coding sequence ATGACGACAGAGGTGGATCTGGCGGCGCCGCTGCGCATCGGCGACCTGCGCGCCGCCCGCGATCCGATCACGGTGACGACCGGGCCGGAGGTGCGCGACCGGGTGGCGGCGTCCCGGGCGTACCTGGCCAAGGTGCTCGGCGACGACCGCGCGGTGTACGGCAACACCACCGGCTTCGGCGCGCTGGTCGGCTACGCGGGCCGGGCGGATCAGCGCGACCAGGCCGACAACACGCTCGCCCATCTGGGCGCCGGGCAGGGGCCGGACCTCGACCCCGGCGTGGTCCGGGCCACGATGCTGGTCCGGGCGCGCTCGCTGGCGCAAGGCGCGTCCGGGGTGTCGCCGCATGTCATCGACGCGCTCGCGGCCATGCTGGGCACCACGTTCACCCCTGCGGTGCCCCGGTTCGGCTCGGTCGGCGCCAGCGGTGACCTGATCCCGCTCGGCGCCGCGGCGCAGGCGCTGCGTGGCCGCGGTCATGCCTATGTGGACGGCCTCCGGCTACCGGCGGCGGAGGCGCTCGACCGGGCCGGGCTGCACCCGTTGCCGCTCGACGGCCGGGACGCGCTGGCGCTGGTCAACGGCACGTCGTTGACCACGGCGGCGACCGCGCTGGCGCTGCACCGGGTGCGCACCTCGCACCGGGTCGTCCAACTGCTCAGCTGTCTGCTCACCGATCTGCTCGGCGCCGACCCGCAGTTCCTCGACGCCGGGTTGATGGACCGCTACCACCACCGCGGCGCGATCGTGGTGGCGGCGGCGATGCGCGAGACGCTGGCCGGGTGCACCCCGTCGGGCGGGCGGCCGCTGCAGGAGCCGTACAGCATCCGCTGCGCGCCGCAGTTGCTCGGCGCCGCCGAGGACGCGCTGGCCTACGTGGACACGGTGGTGGCCGCCGACCTCGCGAGCGTCAGCGACAACCCGCTGTTCTTCCCCGACGACGACAAGGTGGTGCACGGCGGCAACTTCTTCGGCCAGCCCGCCGCCTTCGCCGGTGACCTGCTGGCCATGGTCGTCGCGCAGGTGGGCAACCTCGCCGAGCGGCAGCTCGACCTGCTCGTCGACCCGGTGCGCAACGGCGGCCTGCCGCCCATGCTGGCGGCCGGGCCGGGACAGCAGCACGGCCTGCAGGGCGTGCAACTGGCATCGACCGCGCTGATCGCCGAGATCCGCCGCGACGCGATGCCGGCCAGCATGCAGAGCCTGCCCACCAACCTGCACAACCAGGACGTCATCCCGCTGGGCACCCAGGCCGCCCTGCGCGTGCTGGACCAGGCCCAGCTGCTCAGCCTGATCACCGGCTCGCTGGCGCTGGGGCTGCGGCAGGCGGTGCACGTCGGGGCCCGCACGCCGACCGCAGCCGGGTGCGCCCGGGTGCTGGACGCGCTGGCTGCCGCCGTACCCCCGATTGACCCGGACCGGCCGCTCGACGGTGATGTGCGCACCGCGGCCGGAATTGTCGAAACCCTTTGTGATTGGAGCGGTGAGGGCCGTGCTTGA
- a CDS encoding NAD(P)-binding domain-containing protein, with product MLDYLIIGAGPAGLQLASLLEADGKRDYLVLEGAGAPGAFFARYPRHRTLISINKPHTGTDDPEVNLRLDWNSLLSDDPALRFTKYTEKYFPPADKMLDYLADFARGLRIRYDTRVTSVAKNGDVFMVRAGSEQWEAKRVVVATGVSKLYRPDIPGFELAEGYDEMSVEPRDFLDQKVLIIGKGNSAFETADNLMETTTLIHVAGPSSVRLAWRTHYVGHLRAVNNNFLDTYQLKSANAILDGNVKSIERDGDGYKVTFSFVRTREVIKELHYDRVLACTGFRFDASIFDESCRPRLVHNNRFPEQTEEWESVNVPGLFFAGTLSQERDWKKSTNGFIHGFRYAVRALFNILERRYDETPWPADKLDGTPDAITAAVIERINRTSALWQQFAVLSDVVTVAGADARHHYEVPVEYFHRNGLFTADHDYEHAFVVTLEYGPEHDQVDPFDVTVSRVAQDTVGQAHDAAYLHPVVRYHREGQLIATHHLAENLENEWNRPQVHVKPLAEFLSRCLSGAEG from the coding sequence GTGCTTGATTACCTGATCATCGGAGCCGGACCGGCCGGACTGCAGCTGGCGTCGCTGCTGGAGGCCGACGGCAAACGCGATTATCTGGTGCTGGAGGGCGCCGGCGCCCCGGGGGCGTTCTTCGCGCGGTACCCCCGGCACCGGACGCTGATCTCCATCAACAAGCCGCACACCGGCACCGACGACCCCGAGGTGAATCTGCGGCTGGACTGGAACTCGCTGCTGAGCGACGACCCGGCGCTGCGGTTCACCAAGTACACCGAGAAGTACTTCCCGCCCGCCGACAAGATGCTCGACTACCTGGCGGACTTCGCGCGGGGATTGCGGATCAGGTACGACACCCGGGTCACCTCCGTCGCCAAGAACGGCGATGTCTTCATGGTCCGGGCCGGGTCGGAACAGTGGGAGGCCAAGCGGGTCGTCGTCGCGACCGGTGTCTCGAAGCTCTACCGGCCGGACATCCCCGGTTTCGAGCTGGCCGAGGGCTACGACGAGATGTCGGTGGAGCCGCGCGACTTTCTCGACCAGAAGGTGCTCATCATCGGCAAGGGCAACTCCGCGTTCGAGACCGCGGACAACCTGATGGAGACCACCACGCTGATCCACGTGGCCGGGCCCAGTTCGGTGCGGCTCGCCTGGCGCACCCATTACGTCGGCCACCTGCGCGCGGTGAACAACAACTTCCTCGACACCTATCAGCTGAAGTCGGCGAACGCGATCCTCGACGGCAACGTCAAGAGCATCGAGCGCGACGGCGACGGCTACAAGGTCACGTTCAGTTTCGTACGCACCCGGGAGGTCATCAAGGAACTGCACTACGACCGGGTGCTCGCCTGCACGGGATTCCGGTTCGACGCCTCGATCTTCGACGAATCGTGCCGCCCCCGGCTGGTCCACAACAACCGGTTCCCGGAACAGACCGAGGAATGGGAGTCGGTCAACGTGCCGGGCCTGTTCTTCGCCGGCACGCTCTCCCAGGAACGCGACTGGAAGAAATCCACGAACGGTTTCATCCACGGCTTCCGCTACGCGGTGCGGGCGCTGTTCAACATCCTCGAGCGCCGGTACGACGAAACCCCCTGGCCGGCCGACAAACTCGACGGCACCCCCGACGCCATCACCGCGGCTGTCATCGAGCGCATCAACCGCACCTCGGCGCTGTGGCAGCAGTTCGCGGTGCTCAGCGATGTCGTCACGGTCGCTGGGGCGGACGCGCGCCACCACTACGAGGTCCCGGTCGAGTACTTCCACCGCAACGGCCTGTTCACCGCCGACCACGACTACGAGCACGCCTTCGTGGTCACCCTGGAGTACGGCCCCGAGCACGACCAGGTCGACCCGTTCGACGTCACCGTGTCCCGGGTCGCGCAGGACACCGTCGGGCAGGCGCACGACGCCGCCTACCTGCACCCGGTGGTGCGCTACCACCGCGAGGGTCAGCTGATCGCCACGCACCACCTGGCCGAGAACCTCGAGAACGAGTGGAACCGGCCACAGGTGCACGTCAAGCCGCTGGCCGAGTTCCTGAGCCGGTGCCTGTCAGGTGCCGAAGGCTGA
- a CDS encoding alpha-hydroxy acid oxidase produces MDPVHEDFFAGGAGEERTLSANLAAYERLRIVPRVLRATGERDLRTTLFGTELATPVLVAPTAFHKLAHPGGEAATARGTADAGSLMVVSMAATQPVEEIAAAGAPLWFQLYLQPDLAFTEAVVKRAEAAGCRALVVTVDSPVFGRRERDLRNGFLDLPAGLACENMRDGTGQVRSIAMDATAGWDRIAWLRGVTGLPLLLKGVLHPADARLAVEHGADALIVSNHGGRQLDGAVATIDALPAVVAAVAGRIPVLVDGGIRRGTDVLVALALGADAVLAGRAVVQALAAGGAAGVRDKLRDLTTELDHAMALAGAKRPADLSPDLVAVAG; encoded by the coding sequence ATGGACCCGGTTCACGAGGACTTCTTCGCCGGGGGCGCCGGCGAGGAGCGCACGCTGTCGGCGAACCTCGCGGCGTACGAACGGCTGCGCATCGTGCCGCGGGTCCTGCGCGCCACCGGCGAGCGGGACCTGCGCACCACCCTGTTCGGTACCGAGCTGGCCACCCCGGTGCTGGTGGCGCCGACCGCGTTCCACAAGCTCGCGCACCCCGGTGGGGAGGCCGCCACCGCCCGGGGCACGGCCGACGCGGGCTCGCTGATGGTGGTCAGCATGGCCGCGACCCAGCCGGTCGAGGAGATCGCGGCGGCCGGGGCACCGCTGTGGTTCCAGCTGTACCTCCAGCCCGATCTGGCGTTCACCGAGGCGGTGGTCAAGCGGGCCGAGGCGGCGGGCTGCCGGGCGTTGGTGGTCACCGTGGACTCCCCGGTGTTCGGCCGGCGTGAACGCGACCTGCGCAACGGGTTCCTGGACCTGCCGGCCGGGCTGGCCTGCGAGAACATGCGCGACGGCACCGGTCAGGTCCGCTCGATCGCGATGGATGCCACCGCGGGCTGGGACCGGATCGCCTGGCTGCGCGGGGTGACCGGGTTGCCGCTGCTGCTCAAGGGCGTGCTGCACCCGGCGGACGCACGGCTGGCGGTCGAGCACGGCGCCGACGCCCTGATCGTGTCCAACCACGGCGGCCGGCAACTCGACGGCGCGGTGGCCACGATCGACGCGCTGCCGGCCGTGGTCGCCGCGGTGGCCGGGCGGATCCCGGTGCTGGTCGACGGTGGGATCCGGCGTGGCACCGACGTGCTGGTCGCGCTCGCGCTGGGGGCCGATGCCGTGCTCGCCGGCCGGGCGGTGGTGCAGGCACTGGCGGCGGGCGGGGCGGCGGGCGTACGGGACAAGCTGCGCGACCTGACCACCGAGCTGGACCACGCGATGGCGCTGGCCGGGGCGAAGCGCCCGGCCGACCTGTCCCCCGACCTGGTGGCGGTGGCCGGATGA
- a CDS encoding cytochrome P450 encodes MNAVVQLREWIFERVNGPEGIPVPGPLVGAEHFERVYSDPAADGRSKGAGLSDLFWYWLAPGPQMHQEHLEPGERYRTVARTTRQVLAIPHHRSDELATAATERALSGVGTGVVRLRDLMMPIWAEVYYEIVFGEPCPPDVRDLIVANANDVVTALKGLSLRHMDRRDRLTRYLLGRIENGTCPVVLPAPFTALETAWYLQGAFFNTAIVQMSEAMTHVLLCAQGFSEVDDDDAIDRLIDETLRVHPLFGIAHRITSAPIVVDENVTLPAGSVLLFNYLAYQRTGPAADDTFDPDRWLTLKRKDAHFIPFGITANRACPARGSAPVMMRAAARAVLRRFAITSSAAHIRSLPNRGPAYLTPAGSAGPSDRQLLVLKAADRVAEAGRSVKQLVLGTWMVLDARRQKLCTTYFEEASQ; translated from the coding sequence ATGAACGCCGTGGTCCAGCTCCGGGAATGGATCTTCGAGCGGGTCAACGGGCCCGAGGGCATCCCGGTCCCGGGGCCGCTGGTGGGGGCCGAGCATTTCGAGCGGGTCTATTCGGACCCGGCCGCGGACGGGCGCAGCAAGGGTGCCGGGCTCTCCGACCTGTTCTGGTACTGGCTCGCGCCCGGTCCGCAGATGCACCAGGAGCATCTGGAGCCGGGTGAGCGCTACCGGACGGTTGCCCGCACCACCCGGCAGGTGCTGGCGATCCCGCATCACCGCTCGGACGAGCTGGCGACCGCGGCCACCGAACGGGCGCTGTCCGGGGTGGGCACCGGGGTCGTCCGGCTGCGCGACCTGATGATGCCGATCTGGGCCGAGGTCTACTACGAGATCGTCTTCGGCGAACCGTGCCCGCCGGACGTCCGCGACCTCATCGTGGCGAACGCCAACGACGTGGTGACCGCCTTGAAGGGGTTGAGCCTGCGGCACATGGACCGGCGCGACCGGCTCACCCGGTACCTGCTCGGGCGGATCGAGAACGGCACCTGCCCGGTCGTGCTGCCGGCGCCGTTCACCGCCCTGGAAACGGCCTGGTACCTGCAGGGCGCGTTCTTCAACACCGCGATCGTGCAGATGTCCGAGGCGATGACCCACGTGCTGCTGTGCGCGCAGGGTTTCTCGGAGGTCGACGACGACGACGCGATCGACCGGCTCATCGACGAGACGTTGCGGGTGCATCCGCTGTTCGGCATCGCGCACCGGATCACGTCCGCGCCGATCGTGGTGGACGAGAACGTCACGCTGCCGGCCGGATCGGTGCTGCTGTTCAACTACCTGGCCTATCAGCGCACCGGACCGGCCGCGGACGACACGTTCGACCCGGACCGATGGCTCACGCTCAAACGCAAGGACGCGCACTTCATCCCGTTCGGTATCACCGCCAACCGGGCGTGCCCGGCGCGCGGCTCGGCGCCGGTGATGATGCGGGCCGCCGCCCGGGCCGTGCTCCGCCGCTTCGCGATCACCTCGTCGGCCGCGCACATCCGCTCGTTGCCCAACCGCGGACCGGCCTACCTGACGCCCGCCGGCTCGGCGGGCCCCTCCGACCGGCAGCTGCTGGTGCTGAAGGCCGCCGATCGGGTGGCGGAGGCCGGCCGGTCGGTCAAGCAGCTCGTCCTCGGCACCTGGATGGTGCTGGACGCCCGCCGCCAGAAGCTCTGCACCACCTATTTCGAGGAGGCTTCGCAGTGA
- a CDS encoding cation:proton antiporter: protein MTPTELAPRFFIAVAVILIFCKLVAWLLGKVGQPPVVSEMLAGVLLGPSLLGLLWPHAQASLFPAPLLPILYVVGQVGLVLFMFQAGYAFKSHKVTKLAGTAGVVSLAGVTAPLVLGVLLVLVTAGAVPIQPDGTSVGVSAAFVGVALAITAFPMLARIITERGHAGTRHGSLALASGAIDDMVAWIMLAVVLAFASGEAGPAFVTAGGALLFGILSWRGGSKVTGLLMGTNRLNEQGRLLGTVALLFLVAWYTDEIGLYAVFGAFVVGVVMPPNERADRVVDTLTPIASTVFLPLFFTFSGLRTEFGLLGDPAVLLFAAACITVAIVGKFGACWAAARLRGEPNAVALRVGALMNARGLMQLIALNVGLEAGIVNSSLFTVLVLVALITTLMTTPLLSWFERREARVPVSTPAPVLAGSTSSI from the coding sequence GTGACCCCCACCGAGCTCGCCCCGCGGTTCTTCATCGCGGTCGCGGTGATTCTGATCTTCTGCAAGCTGGTCGCCTGGCTGCTCGGCAAGGTGGGCCAGCCGCCCGTGGTCAGCGAGATGCTGGCCGGCGTGCTGCTCGGCCCGTCGCTGCTCGGCCTGCTGTGGCCGCACGCGCAGGCCTCGCTGTTCCCGGCGCCGCTGCTGCCGATCCTCTACGTGGTCGGTCAGGTGGGCCTGGTGCTGTTCATGTTCCAGGCCGGCTACGCCTTCAAGTCGCACAAGGTCACCAAGCTGGCCGGCACCGCGGGGGTGGTCTCGCTCGCCGGGGTCACCGCACCGCTCGTGCTGGGGGTGCTGCTGGTGCTGGTCACCGCCGGAGCCGTACCCATCCAGCCGGACGGCACCTCGGTCGGGGTGTCGGCGGCGTTCGTCGGCGTCGCCCTGGCCATCACCGCGTTCCCCATGCTCGCCCGGATCATCACCGAGCGCGGGCATGCCGGCACCCGGCACGGCTCGCTCGCCCTGGCCAGCGGCGCCATCGACGACATGGTGGCGTGGATCATGCTGGCCGTGGTGCTGGCGTTCGCCTCGGGTGAGGCCGGTCCGGCGTTCGTGACCGCGGGCGGCGCGCTGCTCTTCGGCATCCTGTCCTGGCGGGGCGGTAGCAAGGTGACCGGGCTGCTGATGGGCACCAACCGCCTCAACGAGCAGGGCCGACTGCTGGGCACGGTGGCGCTGCTGTTCCTGGTGGCCTGGTACACCGACGAGATCGGGCTCTACGCGGTGTTCGGCGCGTTCGTGGTGGGCGTGGTCATGCCCCCGAACGAGCGGGCCGACCGGGTGGTCGACACCCTGACGCCGATCGCCTCGACCGTGTTCCTGCCGCTGTTCTTCACGTTCTCCGGGCTGCGCACGGAGTTCGGGCTGCTCGGCGATCCGGCGGTGCTGCTGTTCGCGGCGGCCTGCATCACGGTCGCGATCGTCGGCAAGTTCGGCGCGTGCTGGGCGGCTGCGCGGTTGCGCGGCGAGCCGAACGCGGTTGCACTGCGCGTCGGTGCGCTGATGAACGCGCGGGGGCTGATGCAGCTGATCGCGCTGAACGTGGGGCTGGAGGCGGGGATCGTGAATTCCTCGCTGTTCACCGTGCTGGTGCTGGTCGCGCTCATCACCACGCTGATGACCACACCGCTGCTGTCCTGGTTCGAACGGCGCGAGGCACGCGTTCCCGTTTCTACACCCGCTCCGGTGCTCGCGGGTAGTACTTCCAGTATTTGA
- a CDS encoding response regulator transcription factor codes for MHRLLLVEDDAELRGMVTETLVDEGYLVDQAPDGQRGLHLGLTRSYDVMVIDRLLPALDGLDLVTRLRSRAVAARALMLTALGTVHDRIDGLDAGADDYLVKPFDLDELSARIRALCRRTGDPADVLRIGGGLLDLATRDAALPDGTRVPLSAREFELLRVIAARPTAVHSRSSLRSQVFDEAAAASIVDTYVYYLRRKLGRAVIQTVHGLGYRLGVL; via the coding sequence ATGCACCGATTGCTCCTCGTTGAGGACGACGCCGAGCTGCGCGGCATGGTCACCGAAACCCTGGTCGACGAGGGCTACCTCGTCGACCAGGCGCCGGACGGCCAGCGCGGGCTGCACCTCGGGCTGACCAGGTCGTACGACGTGATGGTCATCGACCGGCTGTTGCCCGCCCTCGACGGGCTCGACCTGGTCACCCGGCTACGGTCCCGCGCGGTCGCCGCCCGGGCGCTCATGCTGACCGCGCTCGGCACCGTGCACGACCGGATCGACGGGCTCGACGCGGGCGCCGACGACTACCTGGTCAAGCCGTTCGACCTCGACGAGCTGAGCGCCCGCATCCGGGCCCTGTGCCGGCGCACCGGCGATCCCGCCGACGTGCTCCGGATCGGCGGCGGCCTGCTCGACCTCGCCACCCGCGACGCGGCACTGCCGGACGGCACCCGGGTGCCGCTGTCCGCCCGCGAGTTCGAGCTGCTGCGGGTGATCGCCGCCCGGCCGACCGCGGTGCACTCCCGCTCGTCGTTGCGCAGCCAGGTGTTCGACGAGGCCGCCGCGGCCTCCATCGTGGACACCTACGTCTACTACCTGCGCCGCAAACTCGGCCGGGCCGTCATCCAGACCGTGCACGGCCTGGGCTACCGCCTGGGGGTGCTGTGA